One Hermetia illucens chromosome 4, iHerIll2.2.curated.20191125, whole genome shotgun sequence DNA segment encodes these proteins:
- the LOC119653883 gene encoding endoribonuclease Dicer isoform X2 has translation MEGPGSDTLKARPYQTQILEVALRQNAIIYLPTGSGKTYIAILAMKKMSQALEKPLSQGGKRSVFLTNTVALARQQYECIKNLVNLKVTHYTGDMNVDNWKREKWRAEFDEYQVVVATTQIILDVVRHGFLSITDFNLMIFDECHHANNDHPMSQLMGHFKNQPAHLLPRIIGLTGLLLKSTSPVNIEDDLNKMEATFRATIVTVSDSAEYANVLVYSTKPSEKILRYHESPSRESICGKITSLVDECTKRIGRWDLDNMQLQPTKNLESYRAANPIKKHKNFYNDFLHKMEDMGIYGASIAILSILVEFELKKRAAETVAIRQMSRLCISSAERIRHELVAYMKANSDYTDDDENELHEMIYDNSSQKIQSFLGFLEMTFKGKNPKEISCLVFVERRQTAKCLFYLVKHFVESKKTIPIIPEFMVGGSRAMPESIESWLESKRHKNVLRKFKKGECNMMIASSVLEEGIDVQSCNYVIMYDTIKHFSAYVQTKGRARMQSSSYTIMIEEKEISKLLGKLEKWKKIEDQLQKYLIGKTVERHLPLEDEINERFPVTIKPFYTKIGAVLEASSVVQLLNRYCMALPQDLYTASTVSWFKETTDSKIVVRLVMPPQSTIKEDIISDKVGTVKDAKRSAAMKACIRLYENKELNEHLLPISKTNCFELVDNIYFEHWKEFSTDDPRLAGTKYRRTHVNQYPDQLSGATPKVGKVSYLYSIELTPCFPRDDSNQYVLDLLGMSSSFAFFTSKELPPLAKMPLFMSQGQITAAVNSNPTQTTICSDEEISALRGFHVMLFRDLLETWHGFFASNFENKENSFLIVPTKNGNSIDWELVKRCQSLQKPRELTELQRKKLDLDPREYENSVVCPWYSSSQRDRYVVTKVLMDMNPWSPFPNGEYQDFASYFKDKYNQNVVKRNQFMLLVKPMTRERNLTRPGMGVAGGRNKSKRLQEMLLVPELCHNFCFPGDLWFKALFLPSVLHRVHYLLLAENLRTQINGFLGIESKNDPLDTLKVENLKQAELAEDESMDVEDGESDGCLKKGPQHVGKVDIMDPQCHWEEYKEPVDIERKMDELYEIELDYYVQFLNSAMEALSNEKHNDKVNGNNSVKMPKVSAICDRPSNNSYTIEFLQNVSALSQSDLLMAITRKSAGDAFDMERLELLGDSFLKFSVSFYLLDQHMAWNEGCLTALKGRLVSNRNLCYHAIQLGLPGMLVTTPFNGNDLQPPLVSVPVKIQEAMNVTGVSPFMLCQLALDNDEVNSGIVKEKTLSDFIRSFQQEPFQESTFITMLGKRFVSDKACADSLEAILGVCVKNLGVERSFAMLNFFGICPKDPSKNITELMRRISYTPRLKPDIKDAAIDSYLVNHKELEEHLGYKFKDRAYLLQALTHPSCVSNRLTGCYQVLEFLGDAVLDFLVSSYIFERCSHMGPGELTDLRSALVNNSFLACLTVRYKFHAFLLSESASLMKAIEQFVRFQSSEHNKITDQVRILIQEEECSMADYVDVPKALGDIFESLVGAVFLDSGNSLERTWSVIYNLMSEEIGEYVQKVPKQLVRQLYEYPGANPKFQEPLVEDGIVMVKCQFTHRGVLCEVNGFGSNKEGAKISAAKLALQTLANK, from the exons GCCGCTAAGTCAAGGCGGAAAACGTTCAGTTTTCTTGACTAACACAGTTGCTTTGGCCCGTCAACAGTATGAGTGCATAAAAAATTTGGTAAATTTGAAAGTTACTCATTATACAGGTGATATGAATGTAGATAATTGGAAACGAGAAAAATGGCGAGCTGAATTTGACGAATATCAG GTTGTTGTGGCCACAACTCAGATAATATTAGATGTTGTTCGCCATGGGTTTTTGTCTATAACCGACTTCAATTTAATGATCTTCGATGAGTGCCATCACGCTAATAACGATCATCCCATGAGCCAGTTGATGGGGCATTTTAAAAATCAACCAGCTCATCTATTGCCGCGTATTATTGGATTGACCGGATTACTTTTGAAGTCAACCTCGCCCGTCAACATCGAAGACGATTTGAATAAAATGGAGGCCACTTTTCGAGCAACTATTGTAACGGTTTCAGACAGTGCGGAATATGCAAATGTGCTGGT GTATTCAACGAAACCTAGCGAAAAAATTCTTAGATATCACGAGTCGCCTTCCAGAGAATCTATTTGCGGAAAAATTACTTCTCTGGTAGATGAATGTACAAAACGAATAGGACGATGGGATTTGGACAATATGCAATTGCAACCAACGAAAAACCTAGAAAGTTATCGTGCGGCGAATCCAATTAAGAAACATAAAAATTTCTATAATGATTTTCTGCATAAAATGGAAGATATGGGCATTTACGGGGCTTCGATAGCCATTCTATCAATCTTAGTTGAATTTGAGTTGAAAAAGCGAGCTGCTGAAACCGTTGCTATTCGACAAATGTCGCGTTTATGCATCAGCAGTGCTGAGCGTATCCGTCACGAATTGGTTGCTTACATGAAAGCCAATAGCGATTACACGGACGATGATGAAAATGAACTTCATGAAATGATCTACGATAATTCGTCTCAAAAAATTCAATCTTTTCTGGGATTTTTGGAAATGACATTCAAAGGGAAGAATCCGAAGGAGATAAGTTGTTTAGTGTTCGTTGAACGCAGACAGACCGCGAAGTGTCTATTCTATTTGGTTAAACATTTTGTGGAGAGTAAAAAAACAATTCCAATTATCCCGGAATTTATGGTTGGAGGGAGCAGAGCTATGCCTGAATCAATAGAAAGTTGGTTGGAGTCAAAACGGCACAAAAAT GTTTtgcgaaaattcaaaaaaggtGAATGTAACATGATGATAGCTTCGAGTGTGCTTGAAGAGGGCATTGATGTACAGTCTTGCAACTATGTCATTATGTACGATACCATAAAACATTTTAGTGCGTACGTCCAAACAAAGGGGAGAGCTCGCATGCAAAGCAGTAGTTACACGATTATGATCGAAGAAAAAGAGATTTCAAAACTTCTAGGCAAgttggaaaaatggaaaaagatagAAGATCAGCTACAGAAATACCTGATCGGGAAAACGGTGGAACGTCACTTACCGCTTGAAGATGAGATAAATGAACGATTTCCCGTTACAATTAAGCCGTTTTATACTAAAATTGGAGCTGTTTTGGAGGCTAGCTCAGTGGTTCAGCTATTGAATCGCTACTGCATGGCGTTACCGCAGGATTTATACACTGCTTCAACGGTGAGTTGGTTTAAAGAAACCACGGATAGCAAGATTGTTGTAAGACTTGTAATGCCACCACAATCTACAATCAAAGAGGACATTATT AGTGACAAGGTCGGAACAGTGAAGGATGCGAAACGATCGGCCGCAATGAAAGCATGTATACGCTTGTATGAAAATAAGGAATTGAACGAGCATCTTTTGCCTATTTCAAAGACAAATTGCTTCGAATTGGTTGATAATATATACTTTGAACACTGGAAGGAATTTAGCACAG aTGACCCTCGTTTGGCCGGGACTAAATACAGACGGACTCATGTGAATCAGTATCCTGATCAGCTAAGTGGCGCTACTCCCAAAGTGGGAAAAGTTTCATATTTGTACTCAATTGAGTTAACACCATGCTTCCCAAGAGATGATTCCAATCAGTATGTACTGGATTTGCTGGGAATGTCGTCTAGTTTCGCCTTTTTTACTTCCAAGGAGCTTCCTCCGTTGGCAAAAATGCCACTTTTCATGTCGCAAGGCCAAATAACAGCGGCAGTCAATTCGAATCCTACACAAACCACAATTTGCAGTGACGAAGAGATATCTGCATTACGTGGATTTCATGTGATGTTATTTCGCGATTTATTGGAGACTTGGCATGGATTCTTCGCAAGTAACTTTGAGAACAAAGAGAATTCGTTTTTAATTGTACCAACGAAAAATGGGAATTCAATTGATTGGGAACTGGTGAAACGTTGTCAAAGTTTGCAAAAGCCGAGGGAGTTAACAGAGCTTCAACGGAAAAAATTAGATTTGGATCCTCGCGAATACGAGAATAGTGTGGTGTGTCCTTGGTACAGTTCCTCCCAGCGTGATCGGTATGTTGTTACAAAAGTGCTTATGGATATGAATCCTTGGAGTCCATTTCCCAATGGCGAATACCAAGACTTTGCGTCATACTTCAAAGATAAATATAATCAGAACGTTGTCAAGCGAAATCAATTTATGCTTCTCGTTAAACCTATGACTAGAGAACGTAATTTGACACGTCCAGGAATGGGTGTGGCTGGTGGTCGAAATAAATCGAAACGTTTACAGGAAATGTTACTTGTTCCCGAGCTTTGCCACAACTTCTGCTTTCCTGGTGATCTATGGTTTAAAGCTTTGTTTTTGCCAAGCGTCTTGCATCGAGTACACTATCTTTTGCTTGCTGAGAATCTCCGGACACAGATAAATGGTTTTCTAGGTATTGAAAGCAAAAATGACCCACTCGATACTCTTAAAGTTGAAAACTTAAAACAAGCTGAGTTGGCTGAAGACGAATCGATGGACGTGGAAGACGGGGAATCTGACGGTTGTCTGAAGAAGGGTCCCCAGCACGTGGGCAAAGTGGATATTATGGATCCTCAATGTCACTGGGAAGAATATAAAGAACCTGTAGATAttgagaggaaaatggatgaatTGTACGAAATTGAACTGGATTATTACGTCCAATTTTTGAACTCTGCAATGGAAGCACTTTCTAACGAAAAGCATAACGACAAAGTTAATGGAAATAACTCGGTGAAAATGCCGAAAGTTTCTGCCATTTGTGATAGACCAAGTAATAACAGCTACACGATCGAATTTCTTCAAAATGTTAGTGCTTTAAGCCAAAGTGACCTTTTGATGGCTATAACGCGAAAATCTGCCGGTGATGCGTTTGATATGGAACGCCTGGAACTCTTGGGAGATTCATTTTTAAAGTTCAGCGTCTCTTTTTATCTGCTTGATCAGCACATGGCCTGGAACGAGGGCTGTTTGACTGCACTTAAGGGTCGTTTGGTGAGCAATCGTAACTTGTGTTATCACGCAATACAATTAGGATTGCCAGGCATGCTGGTTACTACTCCGTTCAATGGAAATGATTTGCAACCACCCCTTGTGTCCGTTCCTGTAAAGATACAAGAAGCAATGAACGTTACAGGGGTGTCGCCGTTTATGCTATGTCAACTAGCTTTGGACAACGACGAAGTGAACAGCGGAATAGTAAAAGAGAAAACGCTGAGTGATTTTATACGTTCATTTCAACAAGAGCCATTCCAAGAGTCAACATTTATAACCATGCTGGGAAAACGTTTCGTAAGCGACAAAGCCTGTGCTGATTCGTTAGAGGCAATTTTGGGCGTTTGTGTTAAGAATTTGGGCGTTGAACGCAGTTTTGCTATGCTAAATTTCTTCGGGATATGTCCGAAAGATCCGAGCAAAAACATCACGGAATTAATGAGACGCATTTCTTACACTCCACGATTGAAACCCGATATTAAAGACGCTGCAATTGATTCTTATTTGGTGAATCATAAGGAGCTGGAAGAACATTTGGGTTACAAATTCAAAGACCGAGCTTATCTACTGCAAGCACTAACGCATCCTTCGTGTGTATCAAACCGATTAACAGGCTGTTATCAAGTTTTGGAATTTTTGGGCGATGCCGTTCTGGATTTTCTCGTGTCGTCCTATATATTTGAACGGTGCAGTCACATGGGACCAGGTGAATTGACTGATCTACGATCAGCTCTAGTGAACAATTCATTTCTTGCTTGCTTGACGGTGAGGTATAAATTCCATGCATTTCTGTTATCCGAAAGTGCTTCATTGATGAAAGCAATCGAACAATTTGTACGATTCCAAAGCAGTGAACATAACAAAATTACGGATCAAGTCCGTATTCTGATACAAGAGGAGGAATGCTCCATGGCTGATTATGTTGATGTTCCGAAGGCTCTTGGGGACATTTTTGAATCGTTAGTCGGGGCTGTGTTTCTCGATTCCGGGAATAGTTTGGAGCGCACGTGGTCTGTTATATACAATTTAATGTCTGAAGAGATTGGCGAGTACGTGCAAAAAGTACCGAAACAATTGGTTCGACAACTGTACGAATATCCAGGTGCAAACCCTAAATTCCAGGAGCCACTTGTAGAAGATGGGATTGTGATGGTGAAGTGTCAATTTACACACCGTGGAGTTTTATGTGAGGTAAACGGATTTGGCAGTAATAAGGAAGGTGCGAAAATCTCAGCAGCCAAGTTAGCTCTGCAAACGCTagcaaataaataa
- the LOC119653883 gene encoding endoribonuclease Dicer isoform X1 produces MEVDSETGPGSDTLKARPYQTQILEVALRQNAIIYLPTGSGKTYIAILAMKKMSQALEKPLSQGGKRSVFLTNTVALARQQYECIKNLVNLKVTHYTGDMNVDNWKREKWRAEFDEYQVVVATTQIILDVVRHGFLSITDFNLMIFDECHHANNDHPMSQLMGHFKNQPAHLLPRIIGLTGLLLKSTSPVNIEDDLNKMEATFRATIVTVSDSAEYANVLVYSTKPSEKILRYHESPSRESICGKITSLVDECTKRIGRWDLDNMQLQPTKNLESYRAANPIKKHKNFYNDFLHKMEDMGIYGASIAILSILVEFELKKRAAETVAIRQMSRLCISSAERIRHELVAYMKANSDYTDDDENELHEMIYDNSSQKIQSFLGFLEMTFKGKNPKEISCLVFVERRQTAKCLFYLVKHFVESKKTIPIIPEFMVGGSRAMPESIESWLESKRHKNVLRKFKKGECNMMIASSVLEEGIDVQSCNYVIMYDTIKHFSAYVQTKGRARMQSSSYTIMIEEKEISKLLGKLEKWKKIEDQLQKYLIGKTVERHLPLEDEINERFPVTIKPFYTKIGAVLEASSVVQLLNRYCMALPQDLYTASTVSWFKETTDSKIVVRLVMPPQSTIKEDIISDKVGTVKDAKRSAAMKACIRLYENKELNEHLLPISKTNCFELVDNIYFEHWKEFSTDDPRLAGTKYRRTHVNQYPDQLSGATPKVGKVSYLYSIELTPCFPRDDSNQYVLDLLGMSSSFAFFTSKELPPLAKMPLFMSQGQITAAVNSNPTQTTICSDEEISALRGFHVMLFRDLLETWHGFFASNFENKENSFLIVPTKNGNSIDWELVKRCQSLQKPRELTELQRKKLDLDPREYENSVVCPWYSSSQRDRYVVTKVLMDMNPWSPFPNGEYQDFASYFKDKYNQNVVKRNQFMLLVKPMTRERNLTRPGMGVAGGRNKSKRLQEMLLVPELCHNFCFPGDLWFKALFLPSVLHRVHYLLLAENLRTQINGFLGIESKNDPLDTLKVENLKQAELAEDESMDVEDGESDGCLKKGPQHVGKVDIMDPQCHWEEYKEPVDIERKMDELYEIELDYYVQFLNSAMEALSNEKHNDKVNGNNSVKMPKVSAICDRPSNNSYTIEFLQNVSALSQSDLLMAITRKSAGDAFDMERLELLGDSFLKFSVSFYLLDQHMAWNEGCLTALKGRLVSNRNLCYHAIQLGLPGMLVTTPFNGNDLQPPLVSVPVKIQEAMNVTGVSPFMLCQLALDNDEVNSGIVKEKTLSDFIRSFQQEPFQESTFITMLGKRFVSDKACADSLEAILGVCVKNLGVERSFAMLNFFGICPKDPSKNITELMRRISYTPRLKPDIKDAAIDSYLVNHKELEEHLGYKFKDRAYLLQALTHPSCVSNRLTGCYQVLEFLGDAVLDFLVSSYIFERCSHMGPGELTDLRSALVNNSFLACLTVRYKFHAFLLSESASLMKAIEQFVRFQSSEHNKITDQVRILIQEEECSMADYVDVPKALGDIFESLVGAVFLDSGNSLERTWSVIYNLMSEEIGEYVQKVPKQLVRQLYEYPGANPKFQEPLVEDGIVMVKCQFTHRGVLCEVNGFGSNKEGAKISAAKLALQTLANK; encoded by the exons GCCGCTAAGTCAAGGCGGAAAACGTTCAGTTTTCTTGACTAACACAGTTGCTTTGGCCCGTCAACAGTATGAGTGCATAAAAAATTTGGTAAATTTGAAAGTTACTCATTATACAGGTGATATGAATGTAGATAATTGGAAACGAGAAAAATGGCGAGCTGAATTTGACGAATATCAG GTTGTTGTGGCCACAACTCAGATAATATTAGATGTTGTTCGCCATGGGTTTTTGTCTATAACCGACTTCAATTTAATGATCTTCGATGAGTGCCATCACGCTAATAACGATCATCCCATGAGCCAGTTGATGGGGCATTTTAAAAATCAACCAGCTCATCTATTGCCGCGTATTATTGGATTGACCGGATTACTTTTGAAGTCAACCTCGCCCGTCAACATCGAAGACGATTTGAATAAAATGGAGGCCACTTTTCGAGCAACTATTGTAACGGTTTCAGACAGTGCGGAATATGCAAATGTGCTGGT GTATTCAACGAAACCTAGCGAAAAAATTCTTAGATATCACGAGTCGCCTTCCAGAGAATCTATTTGCGGAAAAATTACTTCTCTGGTAGATGAATGTACAAAACGAATAGGACGATGGGATTTGGACAATATGCAATTGCAACCAACGAAAAACCTAGAAAGTTATCGTGCGGCGAATCCAATTAAGAAACATAAAAATTTCTATAATGATTTTCTGCATAAAATGGAAGATATGGGCATTTACGGGGCTTCGATAGCCATTCTATCAATCTTAGTTGAATTTGAGTTGAAAAAGCGAGCTGCTGAAACCGTTGCTATTCGACAAATGTCGCGTTTATGCATCAGCAGTGCTGAGCGTATCCGTCACGAATTGGTTGCTTACATGAAAGCCAATAGCGATTACACGGACGATGATGAAAATGAACTTCATGAAATGATCTACGATAATTCGTCTCAAAAAATTCAATCTTTTCTGGGATTTTTGGAAATGACATTCAAAGGGAAGAATCCGAAGGAGATAAGTTGTTTAGTGTTCGTTGAACGCAGACAGACCGCGAAGTGTCTATTCTATTTGGTTAAACATTTTGTGGAGAGTAAAAAAACAATTCCAATTATCCCGGAATTTATGGTTGGAGGGAGCAGAGCTATGCCTGAATCAATAGAAAGTTGGTTGGAGTCAAAACGGCACAAAAAT GTTTtgcgaaaattcaaaaaaggtGAATGTAACATGATGATAGCTTCGAGTGTGCTTGAAGAGGGCATTGATGTACAGTCTTGCAACTATGTCATTATGTACGATACCATAAAACATTTTAGTGCGTACGTCCAAACAAAGGGGAGAGCTCGCATGCAAAGCAGTAGTTACACGATTATGATCGAAGAAAAAGAGATTTCAAAACTTCTAGGCAAgttggaaaaatggaaaaagatagAAGATCAGCTACAGAAATACCTGATCGGGAAAACGGTGGAACGTCACTTACCGCTTGAAGATGAGATAAATGAACGATTTCCCGTTACAATTAAGCCGTTTTATACTAAAATTGGAGCTGTTTTGGAGGCTAGCTCAGTGGTTCAGCTATTGAATCGCTACTGCATGGCGTTACCGCAGGATTTATACACTGCTTCAACGGTGAGTTGGTTTAAAGAAACCACGGATAGCAAGATTGTTGTAAGACTTGTAATGCCACCACAATCTACAATCAAAGAGGACATTATT AGTGACAAGGTCGGAACAGTGAAGGATGCGAAACGATCGGCCGCAATGAAAGCATGTATACGCTTGTATGAAAATAAGGAATTGAACGAGCATCTTTTGCCTATTTCAAAGACAAATTGCTTCGAATTGGTTGATAATATATACTTTGAACACTGGAAGGAATTTAGCACAG aTGACCCTCGTTTGGCCGGGACTAAATACAGACGGACTCATGTGAATCAGTATCCTGATCAGCTAAGTGGCGCTACTCCCAAAGTGGGAAAAGTTTCATATTTGTACTCAATTGAGTTAACACCATGCTTCCCAAGAGATGATTCCAATCAGTATGTACTGGATTTGCTGGGAATGTCGTCTAGTTTCGCCTTTTTTACTTCCAAGGAGCTTCCTCCGTTGGCAAAAATGCCACTTTTCATGTCGCAAGGCCAAATAACAGCGGCAGTCAATTCGAATCCTACACAAACCACAATTTGCAGTGACGAAGAGATATCTGCATTACGTGGATTTCATGTGATGTTATTTCGCGATTTATTGGAGACTTGGCATGGATTCTTCGCAAGTAACTTTGAGAACAAAGAGAATTCGTTTTTAATTGTACCAACGAAAAATGGGAATTCAATTGATTGGGAACTGGTGAAACGTTGTCAAAGTTTGCAAAAGCCGAGGGAGTTAACAGAGCTTCAACGGAAAAAATTAGATTTGGATCCTCGCGAATACGAGAATAGTGTGGTGTGTCCTTGGTACAGTTCCTCCCAGCGTGATCGGTATGTTGTTACAAAAGTGCTTATGGATATGAATCCTTGGAGTCCATTTCCCAATGGCGAATACCAAGACTTTGCGTCATACTTCAAAGATAAATATAATCAGAACGTTGTCAAGCGAAATCAATTTATGCTTCTCGTTAAACCTATGACTAGAGAACGTAATTTGACACGTCCAGGAATGGGTGTGGCTGGTGGTCGAAATAAATCGAAACGTTTACAGGAAATGTTACTTGTTCCCGAGCTTTGCCACAACTTCTGCTTTCCTGGTGATCTATGGTTTAAAGCTTTGTTTTTGCCAAGCGTCTTGCATCGAGTACACTATCTTTTGCTTGCTGAGAATCTCCGGACACAGATAAATGGTTTTCTAGGTATTGAAAGCAAAAATGACCCACTCGATACTCTTAAAGTTGAAAACTTAAAACAAGCTGAGTTGGCTGAAGACGAATCGATGGACGTGGAAGACGGGGAATCTGACGGTTGTCTGAAGAAGGGTCCCCAGCACGTGGGCAAAGTGGATATTATGGATCCTCAATGTCACTGGGAAGAATATAAAGAACCTGTAGATAttgagaggaaaatggatgaatTGTACGAAATTGAACTGGATTATTACGTCCAATTTTTGAACTCTGCAATGGAAGCACTTTCTAACGAAAAGCATAACGACAAAGTTAATGGAAATAACTCGGTGAAAATGCCGAAAGTTTCTGCCATTTGTGATAGACCAAGTAATAACAGCTACACGATCGAATTTCTTCAAAATGTTAGTGCTTTAAGCCAAAGTGACCTTTTGATGGCTATAACGCGAAAATCTGCCGGTGATGCGTTTGATATGGAACGCCTGGAACTCTTGGGAGATTCATTTTTAAAGTTCAGCGTCTCTTTTTATCTGCTTGATCAGCACATGGCCTGGAACGAGGGCTGTTTGACTGCACTTAAGGGTCGTTTGGTGAGCAATCGTAACTTGTGTTATCACGCAATACAATTAGGATTGCCAGGCATGCTGGTTACTACTCCGTTCAATGGAAATGATTTGCAACCACCCCTTGTGTCCGTTCCTGTAAAGATACAAGAAGCAATGAACGTTACAGGGGTGTCGCCGTTTATGCTATGTCAACTAGCTTTGGACAACGACGAAGTGAACAGCGGAATAGTAAAAGAGAAAACGCTGAGTGATTTTATACGTTCATTTCAACAAGAGCCATTCCAAGAGTCAACATTTATAACCATGCTGGGAAAACGTTTCGTAAGCGACAAAGCCTGTGCTGATTCGTTAGAGGCAATTTTGGGCGTTTGTGTTAAGAATTTGGGCGTTGAACGCAGTTTTGCTATGCTAAATTTCTTCGGGATATGTCCGAAAGATCCGAGCAAAAACATCACGGAATTAATGAGACGCATTTCTTACACTCCACGATTGAAACCCGATATTAAAGACGCTGCAATTGATTCTTATTTGGTGAATCATAAGGAGCTGGAAGAACATTTGGGTTACAAATTCAAAGACCGAGCTTATCTACTGCAAGCACTAACGCATCCTTCGTGTGTATCAAACCGATTAACAGGCTGTTATCAAGTTTTGGAATTTTTGGGCGATGCCGTTCTGGATTTTCTCGTGTCGTCCTATATATTTGAACGGTGCAGTCACATGGGACCAGGTGAATTGACTGATCTACGATCAGCTCTAGTGAACAATTCATTTCTTGCTTGCTTGACGGTGAGGTATAAATTCCATGCATTTCTGTTATCCGAAAGTGCTTCATTGATGAAAGCAATCGAACAATTTGTACGATTCCAAAGCAGTGAACATAACAAAATTACGGATCAAGTCCGTATTCTGATACAAGAGGAGGAATGCTCCATGGCTGATTATGTTGATGTTCCGAAGGCTCTTGGGGACATTTTTGAATCGTTAGTCGGGGCTGTGTTTCTCGATTCCGGGAATAGTTTGGAGCGCACGTGGTCTGTTATATACAATTTAATGTCTGAAGAGATTGGCGAGTACGTGCAAAAAGTACCGAAACAATTGGTTCGACAACTGTACGAATATCCAGGTGCAAACCCTAAATTCCAGGAGCCACTTGTAGAAGATGGGATTGTGATGGTGAAGTGTCAATTTACACACCGTGGAGTTTTATGTGAGGTAAACGGATTTGGCAGTAATAAGGAAGGTGCGAAAATCTCAGCAGCCAAGTTAGCTCTGCAAACGCTagcaaataaataa